GTTCAGCAAGACAGTTCTAGCCTCTCAGAGCTACAACCACTAtgagtactactactactattattactaaaGTTGCTACCATTATTTCTACCAAGGACAGTAATAATAATTGGCTAAATGCACACTTTAGAAATgcaggtgaagaaaaaaaaaacactagtcTAGCTGTTATAATTCAAGTTTGACTCAGGTGTTTTCACTCTTATGGCTTTCATGCTGTGGACGGCTGCAACCTTTTCTCTCCAAATACCCCAATACCAACCATTATATGGGCTTTTCACTGTGAGAtgtaaaagaatgaaaaaacagTCCAGTACAGACatgatgatgcattttatgttgtGGTAAACTCACTATTGTTCTGCCTTGCTTATTTGTTGTACACATTAATCCTCAGCTACTTGGCTCTCCATTGTCAGCATACTTTACATCATACTGCACACTAGTCACAAACATCACATTTACACGAGGCATTAAGGTctgaaaaagcacaaaatgttaAAACGTAGGAAATATAGGAGCCATGCAATTAGATGTGTAACTGTAAGCCCTGGATCAAGCTGTGAGCTACATTCTGCTCTTTATTCAGACACTGTTTGACATATCAGGACCTTGAAAAGTTATAATTAATAGTGAGTATTGTTCTGGGTTATCTGTTGGGTGGGAGGGAGCTGGGTGTTGGCAACTGAGGCAGCCGCTCTCCTCCCCTCACTGCTTGCAAAGATAAGAGCTCCAAAACCACAAATGTGTCAGCAAacacccctctctctcatgcCTTTACAATGCCTGATTCAAGCATGCTGTAAGTGACTATTCTTTCCATACACTGTAAGCAGAAAATCCTAATTTAAATCCAGAATTACTTGTTGCATTGCAACAAGCAAGTTATTTGGTGTGATTGACCGTGCAGGAATGTCAATGCATAGAAATGTCTTTCAGTGACAAGACGCCAACAGAGGAGGACAGTGGTAGTCtaaaaaagggcaaaaagaagaagaaaaaggaagatgCCTGGACACCTGAGGGACCCAAAGACCCAATTGCGATGGTTTGTacaacatttgtgtgtgtgtgtgtgtgtgtgtgtgtgtgtgtgtgtgtgtgtgtttgtgtgtgtgtgtatgtatgtgtgtgtgtgtctgtgtctgtgtgtgtctgtgtctgtgtgtgtgtgtgtgtgcttatatcCACTATTATATGTcaaaaaattcatatcataaacATTTGTAACACCGTGAGACaacaaagcaaagaaagaatATTATACACCATATTTGAGGAACTTCAATGAGGAATTATGTCAAACAGCTTGTTTCCATGAATTGCCATCTGtgtcctcctttcttcttttgGGCACTTTTAGAAAAGAGGGTTTCTTTGAGGTCTTTCACATTTCCAGGCTAATGCTGCATGTAATGTGTCTCTTGCCATGGTGCAATATAACTCTAACACTTCTGTGTTTGGGCTTTCCATCCCTACTTGACCAGCTTAAGCTGAAAACATATGCACTGATGGTACTATAAAGAACTGCACTGTCCACCAAAGTGGTGTATTCTAACCAAAAAAAGCTGGCCTGTTTTTGTTAGTCTATTGTAATTATCTGTTTTTGATTGTAGGCATATGTGGTCAAGCTTTTTCATGGGATGGACTTCCATCTGTCTCATTTGTCTTATGTGTTGTACAGCCAGTGATTATTAGCTGCTGTGCAACAACAAATCTTCTCCTTGGGgattagaaaaaaatgtctgtcatgTCGCATCCTGTCCTATCCCAGCTGGATTCTCTGCcagaggagaagcagcaggaatTTCAGAGAGCCCTCCACCTGTTCTCCCTGGGCCAGGTGCAGCCCAAGACCCTGCAAGAGGCCAAGAAACACACCTTCCGCTTCTGGGACACACAGCCTGTCCCCAAACTGGGTAAGGAGAAATCACCATGACCCCCCAGTGTTGACAGGGTACaacacttctgttttttttttttaaaacaagtgaaaaacctGCCTGAGATAATCCAGCTTGTGTCCAATGCTAattaacttgtttccagaattttcttgtaaGTGTCGTCATTATTTTCTTgacactagtgggctgatctgcctttctCTGGCTTGTATCAACATATACTTGTTCTCaggaaaattcctgaaacaggttaaactgctttggaaaaaagtgtgattacctcatcccactcacagattttttttataatttatttttaggataacaatattttaagactcagtttgtgagttttgtactggaatattttaattttctgtagTTAAAATGAGAATCTTTGGCTCAAAATCCTCTCAAGCATCAAAATGTGCCATTGGAAATACAGGAAATAAAAGCACCTCTAACCAAAATAACGCTGTTGTATTTCACAACTTGGCTTCTTGGTTCAGATACATTCATTCAGGCTGCATTTTTCTGAAGATAAATGCATGAtaaaaatttacatttatattaaatGATTGCATGTTTTGTATATTAAGGTGTTTTTTCTGAATTgacttgtgttttctttataaaaaaaaaaaaaatgcaaaatgagtcGTATTTGCTTTCATGGGCAGAGATTAGAAGTGTCTTAACACTGAAATGCTCAAGTCGAGTACCTCAAAGCTAGAAACTACAAACCATAAACCAAATCAACAGTAATTGAGTGTCTAATTTCCAGTGCTGACTACAGCTCCTGTATCACATATTATGCCAATTTATTTAATATTCAATAAATTTAAAGTTTTACGGCAAGTTTTCTGGTTGAAGTTAAGCCTTTGTGCAAACTGTTAAGGGGGAGTAGGCCCTTTGATGGTCCAGATGTCACCGAATGATTGTGACCTTATCAtcaaattttgtgtttacttgctAACGTAATTTTGACCTCATTTGTTGGCAATAAAACATAGTATAAGATCATCTTTACCTAGACTTTGTCATtcaataacattaaaatatgGAGGAGAAAATTGTATTATCTCATTGTGGCACAAAACAATTTATTTCCTTAGGAGACAGTGTTACTACTCATGGGCCGATAGTGGAGGGCCAGGCCTGTGTCCGTGAGGAGCCCTTCTCTCTACCCCAAGGCTTCTCCTGGGACACCCTAGATCTGACCAACACTACTGTGGTGGGTTACCAATGTAATACATAATCAAAAAAATTGTATCTGTCAAATGCCAGCTTTTCAGGAATCCATAAAGAAtggtttattttgtatttgcaaaaCTATTGGCACATCATTTTAATTGTAGTTGAAATAGGCAGTTCTCCTTGAGCTAATTTGGACTTCAACCAAAATGCACATTGTTTATTTCAATATGACTCAGAACTGCAGCTGTCAATAGCTTCTTGTGAAATCCTACAAGTCATGCCGGTGCTTTCCCTTTTGCCGTTCAGCTGGCAGAGCTATGCACTCTACTAAATGAGAACTACAGGGAGGAAGATGACAACACAATCAGACATGACTTTTCTCCTGAGTACCTGCAATGGTAAGCTTCAAACATGAGCAACTTTCCCTTTAGATGTGTCGGTTTTATTTTGTGCCAGAGATTTTATCATGACATTGGTCCAGGTTAAGTTGACTGAACATGCATGCTCTATTTTAGCACCACACTAACTCTTCTGTACTTTGCAGGAGTGGAGTTTAATGTCTTAAGATAGCATTCaggcttgtttttgttgtttccccccccccacacatAATGTTCCCCACTCAAAAACAACATGAGTCACCAGTGCACTCCTTTAATCTTTTGGcttctgccttttttctgtGATCTGTAATTAAGGTATCTCCACCTTTCAGGGACCACTTACATTAAAACCTATTAACATTTACTTTGAAACAAATAATTAACATTAGCATTGCTCATTGCTGGAACTGGCACAGGTCCCTGGCCTTGAGGTTGAGACACACTGGTGTATGTATTAAGCCTGGTCCACTGAATATAATttctttcactgaaaaaatgtaCGCCTAATTAGAATTTGTTAAACCAGCCTCACATTTGTTCACAGAGCAATTTTGCAGACAGTtgtcactctcctcctctccagggCTCTGCAGCCTCCTAACTGGCTGGCGCAGTGGCACTGTGGTGTGAGAGTAAACGGCAACAAGAAGTTAGTCGGCTTCATTGCTGCTGTTCCTGCTGACATCCACATATATGAAACGTGAGTAGCTCATAGGTAGAATTATGGACACACTGATTTCTTGAATAACTTGCTTATTGTTCTTGAATCATTTAACTACTATAACAACTACTACTCCTTATGAGCACACAGTGTATTGGATGAATAGcatgcattgcaaaaaaaaaccctccatcttaataagtcatttagtctcatattcggtgattaaaaaaaaaaaaaaaaaaaaagttgttttcctTGAAATAACTGAACAAATCTGACTGTGGGATTAGATAAACCCTCCCGTTTCCAGTGCTacatcaacttgtttccagaatcttttttgaatcaagtgtcactttTGTGATACTAGTAGGCTGagctgccttattctgccttgtttcaacatatttatacttgttcgtCCCATAAAAATCATTGAACAAGTGAAACAAGAGGAATTATTTAATGACATGTACTAATTTTTGAGGACAAATTTTCTCGCAAATGTGTCAAAGCAAACCCTGTGTTATCCAGAGAAAAGCGGATGGCACAAGTCAAATTCCTGTGTGTCCATAAGAAGCTTCGCCTCAAGCGGATGACTCCGGTTCTGATCCGAGAACTCACCAGACGGGTGAACCAGCAGGGCCTCTACCAGGCTGTCTACACAGCTGGCGTAGTCCTGCCCACACCACTGAGCACCTGCAGGTAGTCGTCTGTACACACCAGGTTTTGGGTTGATTAACATTCGATTCAAATGCAAAATGATGCTGCAGTTACCAGAATTAACACAATGAAGAAATATCTGAGCACTACCCTTCTCCTCACAGTTTGCTATTAAATTAAGTCTGTAAATAGAAACATCTCTCACCATAGGGCCATAAGCCTCATGTGGCTCTGATTGGAgtattttttaacataaaaaaaatgctattttgcCAGAATGAGCTCTCTCATAtttaatatgtgtatgtgtgcacatgcacatctgCGTCTGTTCACTCTGTAAGATACTGGCATCGGCCTCTGAACCCCCGTAAACTGATGGATGTGAGCTATCCTTGTCTGAGACAGAACATGACCCTGCAGAGAGCTCTCAAACTCAACCGCCTGCCTGAGGTTAGTATGTGCTGCCACCTTGTGGAAGACACTGTACACACTAGCGTCAGTGCAGTCCTGCACGCCAAGGCCCAGATTTACTAAAATCTTTAGTGGGTTATTAGACAGGTATAGTAGAGAGAGGCAACAGAttaagggcagagagaggggatgacatgcagcaaaggactcAGGCCAGAATCAAATAGCTGCAAAATTAAGTCTTGTAACAGGTGCAAGACAATCTTCTTGATCAGTCAGGGGTTATGTTTTGCACACGCAAAAGGCTTTCGCACACATAATGTTTTAGTAAACTAGAGCAATGACATAATCAAGGAAATAAACTGCCTTACTGATTTAACCATTTTCAATCCCATCATGAGCCTAATGGTCATTCATATATGTAAGAAAGCTGTGGTCATGCATTCTACCTGCAGTAGTTGTCATTTCCTCACTACACTAAACTATACTGTTCTCAGTTTAGCATGATTGTGCTTTTTTCAGCTGGGATTTCAAGTGCAGTATGGATTTGGTATAATGCCACATCAAACAGAATTGGACCATTGCATTAAACTCGTTTACTCCTCAGAttccatttgcattttaatatcTTGCCTGAGGACTAAGCTTAACCTGCAGATTTTCGGTCATGGGATTTTCTTTCACTACTTACAACCTAGAGATTTTAACCAACTTCTTCCAAAATGCTAGAATGATTACAACAGCCCTTCAAATTCTTTAAAGATACTGGTTTGGTATTTCCTAAACTCCTAACAACATTTTTccttaaatcattttaatatcaaCTTTGTCATTAAGTTCTTATTAATaatttttctctcccctcccttctttTTCACCAAGGTGACAAAGACACCAGGCCTGCGTCTTATGACCGCAGAGGATATTGCGGGGATTCACTCCCTGCTCCAGGCAAACCTGCACCAGTTCCACCTCAGCCCCGTTCTGTCTCTACAGGAAGTTGAACACTGGCTGCTGCCGAGGGAGAATGTGATTGACACCTACGTGGTGGAGGTCTGACCTTACAGTTACTCAAATGCAGGAGTATCTCTGGCTCTTAAGGAGGCTTAGCCTGTAACATTGCGGGAGTAGCTGGTTTTGTGTAGGATTCAGGATTTAAAGAATATGTAAGGGCAAGGGATTTACAGAAGCAAACACAAAGGCATTGCAgcattaaagaaacacacagccGCAATGCTGTCAGCAGCCTGTAACAAAGATAAGATACATTAATtatcaaagacatttttgtgtctCTTAATTTTTTCTGAACAGGCACAAATAACTCTGCAAATAGCCTATACTTTAATACTTTTGTTACTTAGCAACTCCTTCTAAATTGATGGTACCATCTGCTGTAAACATTATGCGCATCTCGTACTGATATATTTTTAGCCTTCTTATTGACCAGGTTATGTGGGCTTACAGTGCCATGACTTCTCATTATTTCGAATGCATTAGAGTTGCAGGTCATTTTCAGACAATCCAaagtaaaaaagtgaaaaaaaaatctgactagGAGTTAGATAAGTTTATTTTGCTAAATTTGCGGTAGAGTTAGTGCAGTTTCTTGAAACAGCTAACAATATGTTGACGTAAGAAAGATCACTTTGCTTGTTTTTAAGATAATGTGTTTAAATAAGTTGCTGTAGAAACACATTCGATGTTCACACCCCACTGGAAGATCAAATTACAGATTTAATACTGATTACCCCGCATGAGTTCATGGACTCTTATAGCAGTACAGTtaatctctcttttctcccctgCGTACACACAGGGTGCTGATGGCACACTAACCGGTATGGTGAGCTTCTACAGCGTCTCATACAGGGTGCTGAACCACCTGGTCCACACAGGCCTGAGAGCAGCTCATCTCCTGTACATTGTCTCTACTGCCACAGATGTGACTGTCCTCATGGAGGACACGCTGGTCCTGGCAAAAGCTGTGAGTGTGTCAAAGTCAGGATTACTATAATTTAACAAATACAAGTGCTGCACAAGGAGTTTGACCCGGTTAATTATTATCAGACATTTACTCAATATGGGATTTGCCAAATAAATTCTGGACATAACATTGTGAAATCTCAAATTTAGTGCAGGCAAGATGCATGGAATGACAGTAGATTAAACATAATAACACTACAATTATACATCTagtgggtgtgtgtatttgcagagTGAAAAAGGTTACACACTAGTCAGTAATCTGTCATACAATACTACTGTCATTATATTGCTCAACAAAT
This genomic interval from Myripristis murdjan chromosome 19, fMyrMur1.1, whole genome shotgun sequence contains the following:
- the LOC115377993 gene encoding glycylpeptide N-tetradecanoyltransferase 1-like isoform X1 gives rise to the protein MGLKMKVYNDKTPTEEDSGSLKKGKKKKKKEDAWTPEGPKDPIAMLDSLPEEKQQEFQRALHLFSLGQVQPKTLQEAKKHTFRFWDTQPVPKLGDSVTTHGPIVEGQACVREEPFSLPQGFSWDTLDLTNTTVLAELCTLLNENYREEDDNTIRHDFSPEYLQWALQPPNWLAQWHCGVRVNGNKKLVGFIAAVPADIHIYETEKRMAQVKFLCVHKKLRLKRMTPVLIRELTRRVNQQGLYQAVYTAGVVLPTPLSTCRYWHRPLNPRKLMDVSYPCLRQNMTLQRALKLNRLPEVTKTPGLRLMTAEDIAGIHSLLQANLHQFHLSPVLSLQEVEHWLLPRENVIDTYVVEGADGTLTGMVSFYSVSYRVLNHLVHTGLRAAHLLYIVSTATDVTVLMEDTLVLAKAKGFDVFTALDVMENKSFLEKLRFTISDDSLHYYLYNWMCPNISPEKVGLVLSN
- the LOC115377993 gene encoding glycylpeptide N-tetradecanoyltransferase 1-like isoform X2; this translates as MPDSSMLDKTPTEEDSGSLKKGKKKKKKEDAWTPEGPKDPIAMLDSLPEEKQQEFQRALHLFSLGQVQPKTLQEAKKHTFRFWDTQPVPKLGDSVTTHGPIVEGQACVREEPFSLPQGFSWDTLDLTNTTVLAELCTLLNENYREEDDNTIRHDFSPEYLQWALQPPNWLAQWHCGVRVNGNKKLVGFIAAVPADIHIYETEKRMAQVKFLCVHKKLRLKRMTPVLIRELTRRVNQQGLYQAVYTAGVVLPTPLSTCRYWHRPLNPRKLMDVSYPCLRQNMTLQRALKLNRLPEVTKTPGLRLMTAEDIAGIHSLLQANLHQFHLSPVLSLQEVEHWLLPRENVIDTYVVEGADGTLTGMVSFYSVSYRVLNHLVHTGLRAAHLLYIVSTATDVTVLMEDTLVLAKAKGFDVFTALDVMENKSFLEKLRFTISDDSLHYYLYNWMCPNISPEKVGLVLSN